A genomic region of Pogona vitticeps strain Pit_001003342236 chromosome 15, PviZW2.1, whole genome shotgun sequence contains the following coding sequences:
- the LOC110069851 gene encoding uncharacterized protein LOC110069851 — protein MNTRSTNKLLEEKLQIIAQSMADERLNLNQRINELLERLLSAQDTISTLEKINISGSLSKPMAKRPCAEKAESPDSLCSLHILDVAPPPAFMDGASEARTTPSQSDSATETGKLGGSSESDTAGPNGERTPQLAYDAFRGPPAEAPKKHGKGHARATAFTPWKEKSTTFSHERVNSTESECSGEEAAAFCLLPAPHFLYLRQETLVTPTGPSRFPSGPAPEEPAGFGDARPSSPSGLPLRAQLELVPELSSSESSDEVSWSPGLVEKTSGSHLDYESAQKMLDSFLYKGSGQEKSREKEARKTAGKPGSSYRLAGSKEGGGSGRPPGHRRIRYHQDLPGGLGKESAEAECYPCRSPPAVRSLPRGAKGPTVELGHNEPVQDSTSL, from the exons ATGAATACACGGAGCACCAACAAGTTGCTGGAAGAGAAACTTCAGATTATT GCTCAGAGCATGGCCGACGAGAGGCTGAATTTGAACCAGCGGATCAATGAGCTACTGGAGCGACTTCTCAGCGCACAAGACACCATTTCCACCTTGGAGAAAATTAAC ATCTCGGGCTCGCTTTCCAAACCGATGGCCAAGCGCCCGTGTGCGGAGAAGGCCGAGTCTCCGGACAGCCTTTGCTCCCTGCACATCCTGGACGTGGCCCCCCCTCCGGCGTTCATGGATGGGGCCTCCGAGGCCCGAACCACTCCCAGCCAGTCCGACTCGGCCACCGAGACCGGCAAGCTGGGGGGAAGCTCCGAGTCCGACACGGCCGGGCCCAACGGGGAGCGGACCCCCCAGCTGGCGTACGACGCTTTCAGGGGGCCGCCGGCCGAAGCGCCCAAAAAGCACGGGAAGGGCCACGCCCGGGCCACGGCTTTCACGCCTTGGAAAGAGAAGTCGACCACTTTCTCCCACGAGCGAGTAAATTCCACCGAGAGCGAATGCAGCGGGGAAGAGGCGGCCGCGTTCTGCCTCCTGCCGGCGCCCCACTTCTTGTACTTGAGGCAGGAGACGCTCGTGACCCCCACGGGGCCGAGCCGCTTCCCTTCTGGGCCAGCCCCGGAGGAGCCGGCTGGCTTTGGGGACGCGCGCCCTTCTTCCCCCTCTGGACTGCCTTTACGTGCGCAGCTGGAGCTGGTGCCGGAGCTGAGCAGCTCGGAGAGCTCCGACGAGGTGTCCTGGAGCCCTGGGCTGGTGGAGAAGACGTCAGGATCTCACCTGGATTACGAGTCGGCCCAGAAGATGCTGGATAGCTTCCTCTACAAAGGGTCGGGACAGGAGAAGAGTCGGGAGAAGGAAGCCCGCAAGACCGCCGGGAAGCCCGGAAGCAGCTACCGCTTGGCCGGCTCCAAAGAAGGTGGTGGATCAGGCCGCCCCCCGGGCCACCGCCGGATCCGCTACCACCAGGACCTCCCCGGGGGATTGGGGAAGGAGTCGGCCGAGGCAGAGTGTTACCCGTGCCGCTCGCCGCCAGCGGTGAGGTCCCTCCCAAGAGGCGCCAAGGGGCCCACCGTGGAGCTTGGCCACAACGAGCCAGTGCAGGATTCGACTTCCCTCTGA